One segment of Anatilimnocola aggregata DNA contains the following:
- a CDS encoding YjhG/YagF family D-xylonate dehydratase: METIQTHAAGPQGELPLSDTMLREWSSGDLFGLTQNAGMGWSPQELLGPQYLILSTQGGVRAPDGTPIALGYHTGHWEVGLLVQAAAREIKSLGGVPFAGHVSDPCDGRTQGTVGMFDSLPYRNDAAVVLRRLIRSLPQRQGIVGVATCDKGLPAMMLALAGTSQFPSVIVPGGVTLPPSEGEDAGKVQTIGARYVQGEMSLHDAAVAGCAACATPGGGCQFLGTAATSQVIAEALGMALPHSALAPSGQPIWLDLATRSARAVHQLATRKLALKDILTEKSLHNAMVVHAACGGSTNLLLHVPAIAHAAGLRRPTSADWSDINRRVPRFVSVLPNGPVAHPTVRMFLAGGVPEIMLHLRNLKLLELDALTVTGHTWGDVLDWWERSSRRQMVRQVLQERDRVQPDDVIIPPAEAKHRGLTSTVCFPHGNICPEGSVIKATSIDPVVVDADGVYRKTGPARVFTSERDAIKAVKGQTPQPIKPGDILVLIGRGPMGSGMEETYQITSALKFLKWGREVAVVTDARFSGVSTGACIGHVGPEALAGGPIGKVQDGDIIQIIVDRNNLEGTVNWIGDGVNTYTPEQGALVLAARLPRADLFPDKDLPADTRLWAALQRVGGGTWGGCVYDVDKIIATLAAGEAALAKP; this comes from the coding sequence ATGGAAACGATTCAAACCCATGCAGCTGGTCCGCAGGGTGAGTTGCCGCTCAGCGATACCATGCTGCGCGAGTGGTCGAGTGGCGACCTGTTTGGACTGACGCAGAATGCGGGCATGGGGTGGTCGCCGCAAGAGTTGCTCGGCCCGCAGTATTTGATTCTCAGCACGCAAGGCGGAGTGCGCGCGCCCGATGGCACGCCGATTGCGCTCGGCTATCACACTGGTCACTGGGAAGTAGGCCTGCTCGTGCAAGCGGCGGCCCGCGAGATCAAGTCGCTTGGCGGTGTGCCGTTCGCCGGGCATGTATCGGACCCTTGCGATGGCCGCACGCAGGGGACGGTCGGCATGTTCGATAGCTTGCCGTATCGCAATGACGCAGCTGTGGTGCTGCGGCGGCTGATTCGCTCGCTTCCGCAGCGGCAGGGCATTGTTGGCGTCGCGACCTGCGACAAAGGCTTGCCCGCGATGATGCTCGCCCTGGCTGGCACGTCGCAATTTCCCAGCGTGATTGTTCCCGGCGGTGTGACGTTGCCACCGAGCGAAGGCGAAGATGCCGGCAAAGTCCAGACCATTGGCGCGCGCTACGTGCAGGGTGAAATGTCGCTGCACGACGCTGCGGTCGCGGGCTGTGCCGCCTGTGCGACACCCGGTGGCGGTTGCCAATTCCTCGGTACGGCAGCCACCTCGCAAGTCATTGCCGAAGCGCTCGGCATGGCGCTACCACACTCGGCACTCGCACCGAGCGGCCAACCAATCTGGCTCGACCTGGCCACCCGCAGCGCTCGCGCGGTTCATCAACTGGCCACGCGCAAGCTGGCGCTCAAAGACATTCTCACCGAGAAGAGCCTGCATAATGCGATGGTCGTGCATGCGGCCTGCGGTGGCTCGACGAACCTGCTGCTGCACGTGCCAGCGATCGCCCATGCCGCGGGCCTGCGACGGCCAACGTCAGCTGACTGGAGCGATATCAATCGTCGCGTTCCTCGCTTCGTTTCGGTCCTGCCGAATGGTCCTGTCGCGCATCCCACCGTGCGCATGTTCCTCGCCGGCGGCGTACCCGAGATCATGCTGCATCTTCGCAATTTGAAGTTGCTCGAACTCGATGCGCTGACCGTCACCGGTCACACCTGGGGCGATGTGCTGGACTGGTGGGAACGCTCGTCGCGCCGGCAGATGGTTCGGCAAGTGCTGCAAGAGCGCGACCGCGTTCAGCCCGACGATGTCATCATTCCGCCGGCCGAAGCCAAGCACCGCGGGCTCACCAGCACCGTCTGTTTTCCGCACGGCAACATTTGTCCCGAGGGTTCGGTCATCAAGGCTACGTCCATCGATCCGGTCGTCGTGGATGCTGACGGTGTGTATCGCAAAACGGGGCCAGCCCGCGTCTTCACCAGTGAGCGCGATGCCATCAAAGCGGTGAAGGGGCAAACGCCGCAGCCCATCAAGCCGGGCGATATTCTCGTCCTCATCGGTCGCGGGCCGATGGGTTCGGGCATGGAAGAGACGTATCAGATCACGTCGGCCCTCAAGTTTTTGAAGTGGGGCCGCGAAGTGGCCGTCGTCACCGATGCCCGCTTCTCCGGCGTCAGCACCGGCGCATGCATTGGCCACGTCGGCCCCGAAGCACTCGCTGGCGGCCCGATCGGCAAAGTGCAAGACGGCGACATCATTCAGATCATCGTCGACCGCAATAACCTCGAAGGGACTGTCAACTGGATCGGTGATGGAGTGAACACGTACACTCCGGAGCAAGGGGCACTGGTCCTCGCTGCTCGCCTGCCGCGGGCTGACCTCTTTCCCGATAAAGACCTGCCCGCCGATACACGCCTGTGGGCCGCGCTCCAGCGTGTCGGCGGCGGCACCTGGGGAGGCTGCGTCTACGACGTCGACAAGATCATCGCCACCCTCGCCGCCGGCGAAGCCGCTCTCGCTAAACCGTAG
- a CDS encoding DUF481 domain-containing protein gives MKTAQLDALVRQAWRLPLCAGLVLLVGIVLAGESNGQDPVPQQINMDGPFRLPLPPYALDPSVPAEFLPTQTAPAAPPVQQVNGPLFAPFVPAPSGPIQSPYQNLPSQPSPFQPAPFQPAPAPPYAAPQFNAPQNGVPQYPPQYQPLPNPPLDYQPGFQQPGNQQPVAPQLPAPAPETPSSTPPPEVVPPPPPAEKSTAPLLVEESGWGWWTPKMLDPWEGNVELGMNGTDGNSQTFNIRFGVTAKHKTETFVQSLQLTSIQKSANGNTTANTALLDGRLEWPMPNSRFNYFIHGLAEYDEFKAFDVRLSGDTGFGYEFIQNDMTTLMGRSGLAFSREIGGPDTTVHPELLFGGEYKHKFSPTHSISMKVDYFPDVTDFSDFRVNSQASWEIALSQAWGMSLKFSVIDRYDSTPQGAKPNDLDYSTLLLWTF, from the coding sequence ATGAAGACGGCTCAACTCGATGCGCTCGTTCGGCAAGCATGGCGGCTACCGCTCTGTGCTGGCCTGGTGCTGCTCGTGGGGATCGTACTGGCTGGCGAATCGAACGGACAAGATCCTGTACCCCAGCAGATCAACATGGATGGTCCGTTTCGGCTGCCACTGCCGCCGTACGCGCTCGATCCCAGCGTGCCTGCGGAATTCTTGCCCACTCAAACTGCACCGGCAGCCCCGCCCGTTCAGCAAGTGAATGGCCCCCTCTTTGCGCCGTTTGTTCCTGCGCCGAGCGGGCCGATTCAGTCCCCCTATCAGAACCTGCCGTCGCAGCCATCACCCTTTCAGCCTGCTCCGTTTCAGCCAGCGCCTGCACCGCCGTATGCTGCGCCGCAATTCAACGCGCCGCAGAATGGTGTGCCACAGTACCCGCCGCAGTATCAACCTTTGCCCAATCCGCCCCTCGACTATCAGCCGGGTTTTCAGCAGCCCGGCAATCAGCAGCCGGTCGCGCCGCAGTTGCCAGCCCCCGCGCCCGAAACTCCCTCCTCAACTCCACCGCCGGAAGTTGTGCCACCTCCGCCACCGGCCGAAAAATCGACCGCGCCCCTGTTGGTTGAAGAATCGGGCTGGGGTTGGTGGACGCCCAAAATGCTCGATCCCTGGGAAGGAAATGTCGAGCTCGGCATGAACGGCACGGATGGCAATAGCCAGACATTCAACATTCGCTTCGGCGTGACGGCGAAGCACAAAACAGAAACGTTCGTGCAGTCCTTGCAGTTGACGTCGATTCAGAAATCGGCCAACGGCAACACGACGGCCAATACCGCGCTGCTAGACGGCCGACTGGAATGGCCGATGCCCAACTCGCGGTTCAATTACTTTATTCACGGCCTGGCCGAATACGACGAATTCAAAGCGTTCGACGTGCGGTTGTCGGGCGATACCGGTTTCGGTTACGAGTTCATCCAAAACGACATGACCACGCTCATGGGCCGGTCGGGTCTCGCGTTTTCGCGCGAAATCGGCGGCCCCGATACGACGGTCCATCCCGAATTGCTGTTCGGCGGCGAATACAAACACAAGTTCAGTCCGACCCACTCGATCAGCATGAAGGTCGACTACTTTCCCGACGTCACCGACTTCAGCGACTTCCGCGTCAACAGCCAGGCCTCGTGGGAAATCGCGCTCTCGCAAGCCTGGGGCATGAGCCTCAAGTTCAGCGTGATCGACCGCTACGACAGCACGCCGCAAGGTGCCAAGCCCAACGATCTCGACTACAGCACGCTGCTGCTGTGGACGTTCTAG
- a CDS encoding alpha/beta hydrolase, with translation MAENVRLKSTFSSPLKWKLVILPAVHPAQTHIMLLAPLANLLILRPSRHVIPTPDKERRLIPFRGGHLEIFVTRTGDPDVDPQYFTLAFPGTEGRAEKYPTDPLDQWSDIPGEIWTVNPPGYGKSTGWAKLSKLAKAADTVYRAFEREASGRPMLLSAFSMGTLSALHLAANQSVNGLILRNALPLKSVIMEHHGWKGLWLGTYFLTWEVPRALDALRNARRCNVPAVFLVSGKDEVVYPHLQQRVIDRYSGPKQVLQLPRAGHNTGLTKRERETYGQLLQWLRMRVLPPYACALNDRSAYVPQAIPQDCENGVWVA, from the coding sequence ATGGCCGAAAACGTTCGACTGAAATCCACTTTCTCATCTCCCCTGAAGTGGAAGTTGGTCATCCTTCCTGCCGTTCACCCCGCCCAAACGCACATCATGCTTCTAGCCCCGCTAGCCAACCTGCTGATTTTGCGCCCCAGTCGTCACGTGATCCCGACTCCCGACAAGGAGCGACGGTTGATTCCGTTTCGAGGGGGGCACTTAGAGATTTTCGTCACGCGCACGGGCGACCCCGACGTCGATCCGCAATACTTCACGCTGGCCTTTCCCGGAACCGAAGGTCGAGCCGAGAAGTACCCGACCGATCCGCTCGATCAGTGGAGCGACATCCCCGGCGAAATCTGGACGGTGAACCCGCCCGGTTACGGTAAGAGCACCGGCTGGGCGAAGTTGTCGAAGCTGGCCAAAGCAGCCGATACGGTCTATCGGGCTTTCGAACGGGAGGCGAGCGGGCGACCGATGCTCCTCTCGGCCTTCAGCATGGGAACGTTGTCCGCCTTGCACCTGGCCGCGAATCAGTCCGTGAATGGACTGATCTTGCGAAATGCCCTGCCGCTCAAGTCGGTGATTATGGAACACCACGGCTGGAAGGGTCTCTGGCTGGGAACCTACTTTCTGACGTGGGAAGTGCCACGCGCCTTGGATGCCCTAAGGAATGCCCGCCGCTGCAACGTGCCGGCGGTCTTCCTGGTCTCAGGCAAGGATGAAGTCGTCTATCCGCACTTGCAACAGCGCGTCATCGATCGCTACTCGGGACCGAAGCAAGTTCTGCAATTGCCGCGGGCCGGGCACAACACCGGGCTGACGAAGCGCGAGCGCGAGACCTATGGCCAGCTATTGCAATGGCTGAGGATGCGAGTGTTGCCACCTTATGCGTGCGCACTGAACGACCGCTCGGCATATGTGCCGCAAGCGATACCGCAGGATTGCGAAAACGGCGTGTGGGTCGCATAG